The genomic DNA ACTCGAGCGCCTATATTTCAAGGAAGATCAATCCACGGATGGTAAGTCAATCTGATTATTATTCATATACATGGGTAAATGGTATCTATATTTGCAAAAGGATTTGATCAAATACTTTCATAGGTTGCAGAAAGATTTATAGTTGCAGTACGCCAATCTTCTGAACCTTCTCTCAACATGTCCTTCTTCATCAATTACAATGTTGAAGATATTCTTCGACAAGCCACAGAGTCCACTCTTCGGTTTGAAAGAGGTACTAAGCATGCTAATATCAACTCtgccttttttttatattactaaGCAAGTAAAACACCAtctcttatattaaaaatatatgtatcttCTCATAAACTCAAAACTTATCCAAATAAACCAAATctttaaactttgaatttaCAGGACAACAGTTGTCAGCTTTGGATGGAGTACTTGTCGCTGTCAAGGATGAAATAGATTGCCTACCCTATCAAACTACAGGTACCATATATGGTTTCTTCATGTCTGTCTatcaaaatttttgaaaaaggaTGACCTTAATTAGTTCAAATGCAGAATTTGTATACTACACAATTTTCCATGTCTTCGTAgcaaaaaatatttaaccatGACTCCGTTTTGGAATCCTTTGTAACAATTTCTTTTGTATAATCTCCTGTAACATGAATAAAATCAGACATTAAGTTCTCTGAAGGGATATCATAATGACTTTATAGGAGGCACAAGGTGGTTGCATAAAGTAAGATCGTGCAAAGATGATGCATGTTGTATCAAACGCTTACGAATATGTGGTGCCATACTTGTGGGAAAGGCAAATATGCATGAGCTGGGTGCAGGAACCAGTGGTATTAATCCTCACTACGGGTAAGAACTAAGAACTAGCTACTTTTTTTCTCAGAGGGATGTATACTGCTAGGTTGATGCATTTTAGCACGAGATCTTATTACTCTAACAGTATACTCTACTATCAATACTTTAGGGCAACTAGAAACCCATATAATCGCGACAAGATCTCTGGAGGTTCTTCTGGTGGATCTGCTGCTGTAGTTGCTGCTGGATTGTGTCCAGTTGCCCTTGGTGTTGATGGGGGAGGTAAATTTGTTTGTATGATTCCTTCCCACAAGTTAAATCAACCACAATGTAATTATGATTGTCTTCTGTTTATGTGGCTCATGCAAATGACGGAAGTGTCTATTCATTTTAGGATCTGTTAGAATGCCCGCCGCTCTATGTGGTGTTATTGGTTTGAAGCCAACTTTTGGACGTATTTCACCATTAGGGTAAGTACCTAAACGTGCTTATCACCATTTCTTGATTTATAACTAAGCAAGGCTTGAGCAAAAAGGTGATTTGGCATTTTGTTCTTCTCTTGTAGTGTTCTTCCTCTGAGTTGGACGGTCGGGATGGTTGGAGTTCTTGCAGGAACTATTGAGGACGCGTTCATTGTGTAAGTGTCATCTTTTCTTCTTTGATTTTTGAAAGGTTCAGATCAAATAGTTCTCAAATTCTTATTGTTGTAATGTGCAGGTATGCAGCTATTAGTGGTGAACTTCCCATGCATCATTCTAGAACGGTATCCATCCAATTCTTCCATATTGGTTAATGAAACTTTTTGATTGTAGCGCTTATGCATATATGTCTAAGTCTAACAAAGAACCTTCCTTAATCGGTATTGTCTACAGTATTCTAACATACATTTACCAGTGCTGAAATCCCCCAATTATATATCAGGTGTCAGGCTAGCTAAATATGGAGAGGTTAGTaattttctataacaaaatCTACCTATTCAATTAGCCATgtatatattagtcattttgttATTGAAAGAACTTGACAGTATATATGTTGTTTCAAGCAGTGGTTCAATGATTGTGCCAATGATGTTAGAATTTGTTGTTCCTCTGCTGTTGACAAGCTTCATAAGCAATATGGATGGGAGGTATACACTACTTTCACTTGAGCCACAATAATGTtgacctaaaatatttatttcctaACCCTTAGGTCATCTGTTTCTGCAAATAAGGTTGTAGACATTACTGTTCCAGAGATAGAAGCGATGCGTCTGGCTCATTATCTAACGATTGGCTCAGAGTGTAGCAATGCGGTTGCTTCATATCTCGAAAAGTTGTTCGTATCAGCTCAAAATGCTACATGTTGCTGacctttttgtttttctttctgaTCTTCTTCCTCAATAAGTCCTGGAAATCTATATCCTTATATATTGAATCTTAACTAAATAGGGGTAGGACAGAATTAGGCTGGGATGCAAGGGTTGCACTATCTGTTTATGGTTCTTTCAGCAGCAGGGAGTATCTAAATGCTCAAAAAATCAGGTATGAAGAAGATGCTTTTTGCCACTTCTTTTCTTTCATCCACATACAAAGATCTTATACTAAGAAGCCAGTTGgtttttcttcttaattacTATTTGTTATGAAAACTGcagtcaaatgttttttttcaccATAATCTCAGGAACCGTCAAATGCAATTCTACAAGGATATATTCACCAACGCAGATGTCATTGTCACACCAACAACAGGGTCCTAAATTTTGAACATATTGCTCATTTTGTCTCGAGCAGCTAATTGCTGTTCAATAACAAGCACAATTATCCTCTATATTTATACTATGGGGAAACCATTGTCTGTTTTACAGGGTAACTGCATACACAATATACAATGATGCTTTCAAAACCGGTGAACTTGACTACGTAAATGGAGGTTGGTAAAGCCTATTCACACACCTTTCCTCGAACTCCCACATATATATTCATTGGAGAAACTATGTTTATATTCTTGTCTTCAGCTGCCCTTGTTAGATATTCAATAGGAGGGAATTTCTTGGGTTTGCCAGCTGTCAGTGTACCAGTATGTTCTGCTTTTTTGTGATGCAAATGCTACATTTAGTATTATAGTAAATCAGTTTACATGATTTTTGGCTTTTTCTAACATAATAGGTTGGATTTGACAAAAATGGCTTGCCTATTGGACTTCAGTTCATTGGGAGACCATGGTCTGAAGCTACATTAATTCAAATAGCTTATGCTATGCAGGTAGTAATATGTCATGCATTCACATAATAGTCAGTTTTGAATTAGAGAATATTGAACTGATGGGTGTTTTGGTTTCAGGCTTTGTGCATTTCAGACTGTAGAAAACCAGAAGTTTTCTTTGATCTGCTCAAAGAGGATTGAATACCCAAATGGCAGACATTTATCAAACCTTCATCCATGGTTAGGGTTTTTGTTTTCGTGTTTAGAAACAAACAGTATAAAGCTATAACTATACCAACTATAATTGAACCAAATGTCTTTCTTTCGACATGCCTAAGCAGTTTACATAGCCCCTGACTGAATAACTGGAATTAATGTCaatatgcaaaataaaaaaagtaccCAAAAAAGAAGAGGTTCTTGGGACTAATGAACGCCGCCACCACCACCAGCACCGGAAGAAATAAACTTTCCCTGCAACCATTTCAACCTTTTCTCATTCTTAAGTGCTATAAAGATTTCTCTACAATTGGGATTCTCCAACAGATCCAATGCGAAAAAATAAAGATGTTGATCAACAACTTGCATCTCATCCAATACTTTGATGCACTTGCTTACAGAAAACTGATCACCCCCATTCTTGATCATGGCATTTGCCCTCATTTTGGAAGAAGCTGCTATTTCTAGCATGGCACCAACTATGGAATCTCCAGTAGCCTTGCGACTTTTCTTACGTTGACTCGAACCCAACAAGGATTGACGGTTCTGTCCATCCAACGTATTCACATCATCTCCAGACCCCGATGAACCATCCTCATACACAACTGCTGGATTCGCAGACATTCTTGAAGATTCTAAACAATTTGTCCCCTATCAGAAGGCATTTAGGAATGAATACATGATAAAAATCGCAAAAACAGTTGACAGTTAGAATAAATCACTACGTCCAATACTTGCACATACCAAAATCCACCGAATTCCACAAATAAACAGCGATCAAACATTAGAGAAGCAAAATCCAAGAGATGGAAAAGAGTTTTAAGCTATAGATAGACTGCGGATCTTAACAGGAAAGACAGGGATGAATTCCAATTTCCAGTTTCGTAAAAAACCTAATGAATTCTTCGAAAATGAAAAAAGATCTCAAAGGCATAGAAGAAGCAACAGAAAATAATGAAACGGAagggaagagagaaagaaaaaaagacatgGATATTACAAACAAATACCTTAACACTGGAGCAGGGCGGTGGAGCGGCGAATGGAGAAGACAAAgctgtgtatgtgtgtgtgagagagaaatatgatatATAGCCGAAAGAAAGGAAAGGAGGGAAGGAAAATCGTGGAATTCttcgtatttttttttgtttttttttacaaaattcaattttaattctcagattttaacaatatatttatattaagtttgAGTTGTGatgattttattcaaatattatatatatcaccaatgttaattgtataaaaaaattggatCAGAACGTGAAATTTACAAAATTGAAAGTTatacaaaacaatattttctcttaacgatttcaaacctattatatacgtgatatttataaataaataaaaaattatatcactACTATATCgtgtttcaattataaataaataaaaaattatatcactAATATACCGTGTTTCAATGAATCGGTAGTTAAAACCGTCAATTCGGtgaaagtataaaataaatattttatttttttatttataaataacctgtatataataatataactacatttaaaattgttaataaaaaatatggtttagtataattttatgaataagggatttcaaattttaaagtttaaaaagtGAATTCTAACATCTCAATTGAATAGaaataaagaattttaaattgaCAATTCAATCCTAAAAATTAGTATGACAACTTAAaacttatttgatattttttttaggatttctatatatatatatatatatatatatatatatatatatatatatatatatttttgttgaataaaAAGGTAAATTGTTTGTAAGattgattattaaaatattttttatatttaaaatttaattttattgaaaaaaacaaaaatatttttttttgttgttaaccaaggaaaataaaaattgaaacataTTAGAAAGGTTtacaaataaagttaaatggtaaatattttgtgtgggcatatttcttaaaatttatttaaatattttatttttgaaaaaacaattaattttaaaataatattaatagaatcaaaacaactaattaaataaaaaaattgtgtgtTAAATAATATGGCATATTtgcaataattaaaaatttaatgacGAAGATCGAATAATCTTGCAATATTTTAGGATAACTCTAAAGATCTATAATGACTAGTGATGAAGCAGAGCAAGACTAACAAACCAATCAAACAATGTCGAAATTATTTCTACCAAATATTATGAGCGTTAATTTTGTCCTTAACCGAGAGTTAGAGAGTTAGTAAGTaacattgaaaatatatataaaaaaaaagtgaaaaacacatataaataatatgaaatatttataagaatatttattttagtgactctttattaaaaaataaataaaaataattttaaatatgggAACTTCATCTCATTTATTCCTAAAAATGAGACAAAACAcctatttaataaattgttacTAAGACAATCGAAGAGTATGAGTAACAAACGACCCACCAGCCGTTAATAATATTATTCGGATTATAATAATTCaagatgaaaattttgatcCAACTAAACACGATGTCAAATCGAATCAAATATAACACAAACTCAAatttaagtgataaaaaaatgagttaCTTTTGAActgctaaaaaaaaaaaaaaaaattatcatcgaATAGATCAAGAAGAATAAGACTTTTCAACTTTTTGaagtgttattttttttagagaaataaacTTCTCTCTTTCCAATCTTAATATTGTTTGAATCTAAtgtttttataaactaaaatataagaataaatcttatttatacgtatttatttgtataattaattaatttatgcattttgaatttaatttatttagtctttcccatcattattttattaaattatgatatatttgaatattttatatattaaaaaaaattataatgtaaataataataatttatatttttaattaaatagaatataataatgagattgaaatattaatattcgattacaaaataatagtaataatttctctctaataaattcaaacattattaatgaaactagcatgtatctagtgcatttgcacgagtaataatataaaaaacagtgaaaaaaatattacggtaaaatttttatgggcgggtcaacccacaatccgacccaaatatcaatttactctcacatatatccaaattaaccacagttctcgacccgacaatccggacactttaaaaattaagcatcattatatatatagagagagaagattagttagttaaaaaattgaacttatattgttaaaatgtcacgtgtttatcaaattttgggttgaatttaaaatataaattattattagcctagttggttaaaaggttgtacttgttttgttaggttgtaagtttgaaccatacttatagtatttttaattttatttttaaccgtttatgggcgggtcaacccataatccgacccaaatatccatttactctcacatatatcaaaattaaccacagctctcgacccgacaatccgaatactttaaaaattaagcattatatatatatagataagaatTACACCTATCTACTAGTCTCACCTAGTATCCAACCTTTTATACTTTCCTTATGGCCCATCTTTTTTCTTACCGAGCAAGTCTTTCCGTTGATTTGTTGTGCAATTGCCTAAACAAGTTCTAAACTTGTTTGTTTTGCTGTATCTAGTCTTGATGTGTTATCTTTCTAacataaatagaaataaaagaaatattatatatatatatatatcaaatacaTAGAGAATTAGGTATCACTTGTGTTTGGGTAGGTGAGAATGAGGTTGGTAATGTTAGTTGTTTGGCAATATTgaagatatataaaatatatgtaagtTCTCTAAATGatggttttaaataaattctaattgcGTGTATCATTTTGATTCACGTCTGACTCGAGATTCGAGAGAATTGTGAATTATGTGACACAATTATTGAGTATCAAAATATCTTCTTAGAAATGGTCGATTTTTATGTTACAATTgataatttacaaatttaataattagtaaaaaaatatattatattaatgtatgtaaaattatataattttaaaaaacacttattgtttatgtatttttttttttatttcaaatatatataaacttatttatatcaattttttagattaattttaagttaattctataatatatatatatataatttttaatttttaatttgatttaaattagatgtaactaatttatttttttaatattaaataaattaatttttgaaataaaaatttatttaaatttaaattattttgagtgtaaaaatttgtttatattaaaaaataaaaaatcattctgacaaaaataaatatgaccgttaatttttttgttatgtgtcatgaattattttagaaatcgattttcttaaaattatccATAATAATGAGATATCAGAATCTTTAGTAAAAATGAGGTTAAAGTGAAAGACTGATTTCTAACatctaatcaatttttttttggagaTTTCCTTTAAATAGACGAATTTCCATTGAAAAAGAGGGGGAGACGAGATCTTCTCATAAATGTTTTTACCAACGTTTCGATTACCTAGAGATTGACGACAAATTTTCTCTGTCCGGCTCACCTGATTTTAAAACTAGTTACATTTATCATGCGTCTTTTCAAAAAACTCCCTGGTTTCCTTGGAAAGAGGTGTGAAAATCAAAATCTCcataaaaatctcattttttagttaaaatgttaTCAATGAAAGAGTCTTAacatctaaaaaattataataaaaaggaTTTTATCTCGCTAGCTGATGCAACCTTTGTTTAAAGAGtgaataattcattaatcacaTTCTTCTTCATTATAACCTTACCAAGAGCATATAGACTCTTCTGCAGAATCTCCTTCAATTTCAATATGATACACATCAAAAGTCGTTGACTTTTgagtcaaataaattaaattgagttCTAACAACAAAATCGCGGACGactgaaaacaaaattttctcatCATGTGGTGGacaatttgaaaagaaatagAGTTTTCGAATGAAAATTTTATGGAAACGAGCGTCTCAAAAGATTTATGTTATACACGTTCGTCTCAATTCGAAAAGAGAGAGACTTGTACAGGATGAGAATTTTTCATTCTTATTGGCATTTAAAAttctcatatattatttttcttatgtaAAATGtatcttgtgttttttttttaataaaaattgaacttttaaaaaaattataatatatatatatatatataaataagattaacaccctaataattaaattattatagcatatataattttttttttatagtttagaATGTTTAAATGagtgattaataaaaatttatatatctaaacctaatatataattagttaattaaaactTTCACAACAATACAATATAATTGTTAGTTGGACTATCATTTTGTCAAGGTCACCTTCTGCGGCGCTAAAATAAGAtacaaggaagaagaaagaataccGGAGATAgaggaaaagaagaagagatcgaAAGATttagggaagaagaagaagatggcgGGTACGTTGACGGAGACGTTTTACATATCTCACGGATCACCCACTTTGTCGATTGACGAAACCCTTCCGGCGAGCCATTTCCTAAAGAAATTCAGGGAGACTACATTCGCCCAAACCCCATCAGCCATTCTCGTCATCTCCGGCCACTACGACACCGATAAACCCACCGTCAACGTCGTCTCCGGCCCCAACGATACAATTTACGATTTTTATGGATTCCCCAAACAGATGTACGAGGTAATCGATCCGATGAATTCGTTAAATTTATGTATGGGGAAATTTAGGGTTTGGCATTATccatgttgttgttgtttattgATTGGTTTGTTTGACAGATTAAGTATCCGGCTCCAGGTGCACCAGAATTGGCGAAAAGGGTAAAGGAATTGCTTATGGGGTCAGGTATAGAACAGGTGAATGAGGAGAAAGGGCGTGGACTTGATCATGGGACATGGGTTCCATTGAGGCTAATGTATCCTgatgcagatattccagtttgCCAGCTTTCTGTTCAATCAAATAAGAATGCAGAGTACCATTACAAAATGGGAAAGGCATTGGCTCCTTTGAAGGAGGAAGGGGTCTTGATAATGGGATCCGGGGCAGCCGTTCACAATCTGAGAACTCTTCGTCAATCTAAAAGTATTGCTCCATGGGCATTGGAGTTTGATACTTGGATAAAGGATGCATTGCTTGATGGAAGGTAAAGATTTGAAGAAACTAATTAATGGTATGATcatcttaatttattaacattgTGAATGATCTGCAGGTTTGATGATGTGAATGAATTTGAAGTGAAGGCACCTCATGCAAAACTAGCTCATCCTTATCCTGACCACTTTTATCCACTTCATGTAGCCATGGGAGCAGCTGGGGAGAAGGCTAAGGCCGAGCTAATACACAATAGCTGGGACCTTAGCACCCTTTCCTATTCCTCCTACAAATTCACTTctgcataaaatattatttcttaacaAATTAAGGATCTTAACTTATATTCTTATTACTAATGTAAAATAATGGGGtgatgtttttttctttcttttttttaaatgatctttaTAAAGACTCGAATTCATGACTGACAATATCTATCTGGTTTGGTATGATGTTATACGAGGTTATTTCAATAGCCTCTCTTGAGGTatgtattttgatttttgtatttccaataaaagtttaattatatatttatttatgttaccATTGCATAGTCTAAAACGAAGAACAGTGAAATGAAGTAAATTCTACTACATATTATATCGCATGATTTTTCTTATTTGGACGAATTACATGGCTTTACTGGTAAAATGaagattaaaattgaattagttAGAGGAGATTTaagtaattttgtataatttattcaGATTGTTTGGTTTtggattatttatataaaaaatgtttgatgTAAAAGTGGATTGAATTGGATTGGAttgtttaaatgaaattatcaaaacattattaaataaacaaaatgttttatttaaggAAACTGCAATAGTAAGGTTGATggtataataaattattctaaaCAATATTTCAGAATAGAAAAAATGATATTGAGTTTAACCATTCAAGTGTATCATAATAGATAAACTCCTGATAACTCTTTCAAAAACATTAAAGATAAAGAAGGAAGACTTGCAagtttttctttcatttttctttcatttcggTTGGTGAtggtataatttataagaatttaaggtgttttttttttttataataatataattttttaatatattataatatacattatattaaaaaaaattatataaaaagaatattacaGATGGTGTTCCGTGGATATTCCCTGAAACCGAACCGGGTTGAAtggtaataaaaataaattctctaaATAAAACAGGACAAAATGATAAATTCATTTCAAGTATTGTAtcttatacaatattttaaggggaaatttgaggaaatgaccctaaagaggGGTCAAATTATGTTTGGTGCGGGCCCATgttttttatagcgctggtgaccctcaAAATTTTTTCTGCCGAAAATACCTctattgcgtcacgcaccctccagttgcgtgacgcacccgaaggtattgtgaaaagtccacaatgcccttactatataattaaaaaaattccagtttttcatttcttttcatttctttctttcttcttctctttcttcacttccctttctcctccttctctctaaaaaggaCAACCACCGACCGACGAAGACGGCGGAATCCCTTTCTCCTCCTTCACAATGTCTCTTTCTGTTACTGGTATTCTTCCTCCTtcctttatttctctctttccacGCTTTGTTTGTTAGGGTTTAGTGATTAGGGAATGAGTAGGTAAATACCACCGTTGCGGCGAAAtccgggtgcgtcacgcaggtgcgtcacgcatgTGCCTCTTAAATCGTTCAGTAGAAGGCGAATGATTGAATTACTACTAGTAGTACTGTTTCATTAGTCTATTTCATCATAATACTCtcatttagaaaagaaaaaaggaatatatttttgtttgtttgttttagcTTTGCAAGAGGATATTACTTTTTGGACCACCTGAAACTGGGAAAACCTTATTGCTAAGGCACTTATAACTGAAGCAGGCACAAGTTTTATCAACATAACTGcctcaactttattatcaaaTGTAACTAActgttaaatttaatttttattttgtttctatgGATTTCCCTTAATAGGAAGAAAACAACTATTGAACACTTGTGTTTACAAATGATGTTTGCAGTGGTTTGGTGAAAGTGTCAAGATATTCAAAATTCTCTTAGCTAAAACAGTCCATGGCGGAAGCAGGAAGACAACATGACTAAAATTCTCTTGGCTTGTGTTTACGAATGATGAGACATCCAACATGAACGAGCTTCGAAAATGGAATGAAAAGTACGGTCAAGGCGGAAGCAGAAGGACATCATCTTTTGGCTTTGCTAATCAATATGAATTGCTAGCTTCTTCTTGATAGATAGCAAAATAtaacacttt from Impatiens glandulifera chromosome 9, dImpGla2.1, whole genome shotgun sequence includes the following:
- the LOC124915330 gene encoding fatty acid amide hydrolase-like, coding for MGIFQPKGVVYKSAAKVDLGPHSGEFYLRANVKAPRMAGLLVKIFALLLESRILGPILLYFLKRNNLIHKLVSYADLEEDPVFVPLQPYEDIKEQDVKSLESNLSPAVLVQEAVDCLNPPQTILSNPNFSFRHWTILDYSSAYISRKINPRMVAERFIVAVRQSSEPSLNMSFFINYNVEDILRQATESTLRFERGQQLSALDGVLVAVKDEIDCLPYQTTGGTRWLHKVRSCKDDACCIKRLRICGAILVGKANMHELGAGTSGINPHYGATRNPYNRDKISGGSSGGSAAVVAAGLCPVALGVDGGGSVRMPAALCGVIGLKPTFGRISPLGVLPLSWTVGMVGVLAGTIEDAFIVYAAISGELPMHHSRTYSNIHLPVLKSPNYISGVRLAKYGEWFNDCANDVRICCSSAVDKLHKQYGWEVVDITVPEIEAMRLAHYLTIGSECSNAVASYLEKLGRTELGWDARVALSVYGSFSSREYLNAQKIRNRQMQFYKDIFTNADVIVTPTTGVTAYTIYNDAFKTGELDYVNGAALVRYSIGGNFLGLPAVSVPVGFDKNGLPIGLQFIGRPWSEATLIQIAYAMQALCISDCRKPEVFFDLLKED
- the LOC124915331 gene encoding uncharacterized protein LOC124915331, with the translated sequence MSANPAVVYEDGSSGSGDDVNTLDGQNRQSLLGSSQRKKSRKATGDSIVGAMLEIAASSKMRANAMIKNGGDQFSVSKCIKVLDEMQVVDQHLYFFALDLLENPNCREIFIALKNEKRLKWLQGKFISSGAGGGGGVH
- the LOC124914837 gene encoding 4,5-DOPA dioxygenase extradiol, which translates into the protein MAGTLTETFYISHGSPTLSIDETLPASHFLKKFRETTFAQTPSAILVISGHYDTDKPTVNVVSGPNDTIYDFYGFPKQMYEIKYPAPGAPELAKRVKELLMGSGIEQVNEEKGRGLDHGTWVPLRLMYPDADIPVCQLSVQSNKNAEYHYKMGKALAPLKEEGVLIMGSGAAVHNLRTLRQSKSIAPWALEFDTWIKDALLDGRFDDVNEFEVKAPHAKLAHPYPDHFYPLHVAMGAAGEKAKAELIHNSWDLSTLSYSSYKFTSA